A single region of the Garra rufa chromosome 20, GarRuf1.0, whole genome shotgun sequence genome encodes:
- the c20h19orf25 gene encoding UPF0449 protein C19orf25 homolog, with the protein MNFGSKSKKRMVLPTRPDPPTVEQIMEDVNRAFPNDPVFTVLHDSAEDLKASSSSSEVEVRYLQSRRYIELHERLQEERGNLARRREELRAAGESLERGVMEVKMGAL; encoded by the exons ATGAATTTTGGTTCCAAAAGCAAGAAGCGGATGGTTCTGCCAACGCGACCCGATCCGCCGACAGTGGAGCAGATCATGGAGGATGTGAACCGAGCCTTTCCCAATGATCCGGTGTTCACTGTTCTACACGATTCTGCTGAAG ATCTGAAGGCCAGTTCCAGCAGCAGTGAAGTGGAGGTGAGATACCTGCAGAGCAGACGCTACATAGAGCTGCATGAGCGATTGCAAGAGGAACGTGGCAATCTGGCACGGCGGAGAGAAGAGCTGCGCGCGGCAGGGGAGTCTCTGGAGCGCGGCGTGATGGAGGTGAAGATGGGCGCACTGTGA
- the reep6 gene encoding receptor expression-enhancing protein 6 — protein MFAMFTKIKDRVEAFLNEKNIITDCLNKIEEKTGIKKRYLALGAAGVTGAYLLFGYGASLLCNLIGFVYPAYYSIKAIESPDKEDDTQWLTYWVIYGFFGLGEFFSDIFLHWFPFYYVCKCLFLLWCMAPVSWNGSQILYRLVVRPLFLKHEARVDEMVNDIGGKAMSAAENVTREVLHTLVRNRTIGPADPDARRLPSSAPTEPSVD, from the exons ATGTTTGCCATGTTTACAAAGATAAAGGACCGCGTCGAGGCTTTTTTAAACGAGAAGAATATAATCACTGACTGTCTCAATAAAATAGAAGAAAAAACAGGCATCAAGAAACGTTATTTAGCGCTCG GTGCTGCTGGTGTGACTGGAGCGTATTTATTATTTGGATACGGTGCTTCTCTGCTCTGTAATCTGATTGGTTTTGTTTATCCGGCATATTACTC CATCAAAGCCATAGAAAGTCCTGATAAGGAGGATGACACACAATGGCTGACATACTGGGTAATCTACGGCTTCTTCGGCTTGGGTGAATTcttctctgacatttttctccaCTGGTTTCCTTTTTACTACGTATGTAAG TGCTTGTTCCTGTTGTGGTGCATGGCTCCAGTCTCCTGGAATGGTTCTCAGATTCTGTACAGGCTTGTGGTGCGGCCACTTTTCCTGAAGCATGAAGCCAGAGTAGATGAGATGGTCAACGATATAGGCGGCAAGGCCATGTCAGCAGCCGAGAACGTCACGAGAGAGG TTCTTCACACTCTGGTGAGAAACCGGACTATTGGTCCAGCTGACCCTGACGCCAGAAGACTGCCTAGTTCTGCTCCT ACTGAACCATCGGTTGATTAA